A portion of the Clostridium gelidum genome contains these proteins:
- a CDS encoding glycoside hydrolase family 1 protein, producing MYFKDKHGFQKDFLWGSASAAYQVEGAAEEEGKGRSNWDEFVRIPGKTFKATTGDVAVDHYHRFKEDIALMAEMGLKSYRFSISWSRIYPKGKGEVNEKGLQFYDDVIDECLKYGIEPMVTIYHWDLPQALQEEYSGWESRNIIDDYENYAITLFERYKGKVKYWITLNEQNVFTEHGWMMATHPPGKKNDLKMFYQVNHHANIAHAKAVLAFKKIIPDGKIGASFAFSPSYPIDCSPINNMAKADYDDLRSFWWMDVYAYGRYPKAAFKYLESQGVAPKFEDGDAELMKSASQVDFMGINYYQTAVVEYNPIDGVGMAEMNTSGKKGTAQVSGTPGLYKNPANPHLKTTDWDWTIDPMGIRMCCRTVTSRYDLPIVISENGLGAFDKKTEDNKIHDDYRIAYLKAHIEELKEAVNEGCEVLAYCTWSITDLLSWLNGYQKRYGFIYVDREEEEGASMDRYKKDSFYWYQNVIKTNGEEL from the coding sequence ATGTATTTTAAAGACAAGCATGGATTCCAAAAGGATTTTCTATGGGGGAGTGCATCTGCAGCGTATCAAGTAGAGGGTGCTGCTGAAGAAGAGGGAAAAGGAAGAAGTAACTGGGATGAATTTGTAAGGATTCCTGGAAAAACATTTAAAGCTACAACAGGTGATGTAGCAGTTGACCATTATCATCGTTTTAAAGAAGATATTGCTTTAATGGCAGAAATGGGATTAAAGAGTTATAGATTTTCAATTTCTTGGTCAAGAATTTATCCAAAAGGCAAAGGCGAAGTTAATGAAAAAGGCTTACAATTCTATGATGATGTAATTGATGAATGTTTAAAATATGGAATTGAACCAATGGTTACAATTTATCACTGGGATCTACCACAAGCTCTTCAAGAAGAATATAGCGGATGGGAAAGTAGAAATATAATTGATGATTATGAAAATTATGCAATTACTCTATTTGAACGTTATAAAGGTAAAGTTAAGTATTGGATAACTTTAAATGAACAAAATGTATTTACAGAACATGGATGGATGATGGCAACACACCCACCAGGCAAGAAGAATGATTTAAAGATGTTTTATCAAGTAAACCATCATGCAAATATAGCTCATGCTAAAGCAGTACTTGCATTTAAAAAGATAATCCCAGATGGGAAAATTGGTGCAAGTTTTGCATTTTCACCATCTTATCCAATTGATTGTTCACCTATAAACAATATGGCAAAGGCGGATTATGATGATTTAAGATCATTCTGGTGGATGGATGTTTATGCATATGGACGTTATCCAAAAGCAGCCTTTAAGTATTTGGAATCACAAGGCGTTGCACCAAAGTTTGAAGATGGTGATGCTGAACTTATGAAATCAGCTTCACAAGTTGACTTTATGGGAATAAACTACTATCAAACAGCAGTTGTTGAATACAATCCAATAGATGGTGTTGGAATGGCTGAAATGAATACTTCGGGTAAAAAGGGTACAGCACAAGTTAGTGGAACACCTGGATTATACAAGAACCCAGCTAATCCACACTTGAAAACTACAGATTGGGATTGGACTATTGATCCTATGGGAATAAGAATGTGCTGTAGAACTGTCACAAGCAGATATGATTTACCAATAGTTATTTCTGAAAATGGACTCGGAGCATTTGATAAGAAGACTGAAGATAATAAGATTCATGATGATTATCGTATAGCATATCTAAAGGCCCATATAGAAGAATTAAAGGAAGCTGTTAATGAAGGCTGTGAAGTACTTGCATACTGCACATGGTCAATAACAGATCTATTAAGCTGGTTAAATGGATATCAAAAACGTTATGGTTTCATTTATGTAGACCGTGAAGAAGAAGAAGGAGCATCAATGGATCGTTACAAGAAGGATAGCTTCTATTGGTATCAAAATGTAATAAAGACTAATGGTGAAGAACTATAG
- the rlmD gene encoding 23S rRNA (uracil(1939)-C(5))-methyltransferase RlmD: MLENNKEYIVNIESLGYEGEGVAKIDRYPIFIPGALKGEKVRIEIIKAKKKYAYGKLIEIIEKSNERKEPECDNYKKCGGCTLIHLNYEGQLDFKFDRVKDCVKKIAGLDEKIVKYPLGMKKEYRYRNKVIYSVGLVEDKLAIGFFSEKTHEIINMDTCLLQDEESDKIVRVIRAWIEKYSIIPAKKDGIFYEQGLIRNIMVRKGFRTNEVMVVLVTTEKEIPNRDELINDLNKEVNNLKSVIQNINSVDTNLVLGDKCVTLWGEDYICDYIGEYKFNISPLSFFQVNPMQTEALYNKALEYANLSGNEVVFDAYCGTGTITLFLSQKARKVYGVEILEQAIENAKVNAKQNEIANSEFYVGKAEKIIPQLINDGVKPDVIVVDPPRKGCEAKLLDAIGEAKPKRVVYVSCDPSTLARDLKHLNELGYETVEVQPVDMFSMTKHVETVAVLYHK; the protein is encoded by the coding sequence GTGTTAGAAAATAATAAAGAATATATTGTGAATATTGAATCATTAGGTTATGAAGGTGAAGGTGTTGCTAAAATAGATAGATATCCAATATTTATACCAGGAGCATTAAAGGGTGAAAAGGTAAGAATAGAAATAATTAAGGCTAAAAAAAAGTATGCTTATGGAAAGCTTATAGAAATAATAGAAAAATCAAATGAAAGAAAAGAGCCTGAATGTGATAATTATAAAAAATGTGGTGGTTGTACTTTAATCCATTTAAATTATGAAGGACAATTAGATTTTAAGTTTGATAGAGTAAAAGATTGTGTAAAGAAAATTGCAGGATTAGATGAAAAAATCGTAAAATATCCACTAGGAATGAAAAAGGAATATAGATACAGAAATAAAGTTATATATTCTGTTGGATTAGTGGAGGATAAACTTGCAATAGGATTTTTTAGTGAAAAAACTCATGAAATAATCAATATGGATACTTGTCTACTTCAAGATGAAGAATCTGATAAAATTGTAAGAGTCATAAGAGCTTGGATTGAAAAGTATTCAATAATACCAGCTAAAAAAGATGGAATATTTTATGAGCAAGGCTTGATTAGAAATATAATGGTTAGAAAAGGCTTTAGGACTAATGAAGTTATGGTTGTATTAGTTACTACAGAAAAAGAAATTCCCAATAGAGATGAATTAATAAATGATTTGAATAAGGAAGTTAATAATTTAAAGAGTGTAATTCAAAATATAAATTCTGTAGATACTAATTTAGTCCTTGGTGATAAATGTGTTACGTTATGGGGAGAAGATTATATATGTGATTACATAGGGGAATATAAGTTCAACATATCTCCTTTATCATTCTTTCAAGTAAACCCAATGCAAACAGAAGCCCTTTATAATAAGGCTTTAGAATATGCTAATTTAAGTGGAAATGAGGTTGTATTTGATGCTTATTGTGGTACAGGTACAATAACACTATTTTTATCTCAAAAGGCTAGAAAAGTTTATGGAGTAGAAATTTTAGAACAAGCAATTGAAAATGCAAAAGTTAATGCAAAGCAAAATGAAATAGCTAATTCTGAATTTTATGTAGGTAAAGCAGAAAAGATAATTCCTCAATTAATAAATGATGGAGTTAAGCCAGATGTAATAGTAGTAGATCCACCAAGAAAAGGGTGTGAAGCTAAATTACTAGATGCAATAGGAGAAGCAAAGCCTAAACGAGTAGTATATGTATCTTGTGATCCAAGTACTTTAGCAAGGGATTTAAAACATTTGAATGAGTTGGGATATGAGACTGTAGAAGTACAGCCGGTTGATATGTTTTCTATGACCAAACATGTGGAGACAGTGGCTGTGCTATATCACAAGTAG